One part of the Amyelois transitella isolate CPQ chromosome 10, ilAmyTran1.1, whole genome shotgun sequence genome encodes these proteins:
- the LOC106137657 gene encoding E3 ubiquitin-protein ligase RNF181, whose protein sequence is MAGYFEEMGWRELAEGEQPNHLLHMARFLIDFGMYEDNFSGEWPRLPPPASKEVVKNLPEVVIDDTSKNCPICLKNFCDGEKAKEMPCHHVFHPVCILTWLERTNSCPFCRFELGTDDEGYEAFKKEKKRAEQRKEDLDTLHNSMFS, encoded by the exons ATGGCTGGATATTTTGAAGAAATGGGTTGGCGAGAACTGGCTGAGGGCGAGCAACCTAATCATTTATTACATATGGCTCGATTTCTGATTGACTTTGGAATGTATGAGGACAATTTTTCTGGAGAATGGCCAAG GTTGCCTCCTCCAGCTTCAAAAGAAGTGGTTAAAAATCTACCAGAGGTGGTAATAGATGACACCAGTAAGAATTGtccaatttgtttaaaaaacttCTGTGATGGAGAGAAAGCCAAAGAAATGCCTTGCCATCATGTGTTTCATCCTGTCTGCATATTAACTTGGTTGGAGAGG ACCAATTCATGCCCTTTCTGCAGATTTGAGCTAGGAACAGATGATGAAGGATATGAGGCTTTCAAGAAAGAGAAGAAAAGAGCAGAGCAACGAAAAGAGGACTTGGATACTCTTCATAACTCTATGTTTAGCTGA